CCGATCATAATCCTATTTTTGTGCTTATTTTTTGCAAAAttctaattatatttatattttctttatattctgaACTACTTGATAATTATTCGACATATATCCTTGAAACTACCCGCTGGGAAACAAGTACCTCAGGTTTGGAATCACTGCATAAGGATCCTAAACGTTTTGCAGTGGTGTTACAGTACACAACTCTCATAATTCAGCAGGTCATACTCGGTTTCTACctacagaggacagaagaggcTCCTTTTAAGCAGCTAGAAAACTATTGTGCTTGAAAGGGAAAATGAAGAAGACTAAAGAGGGAGGCAAAGACAGAGGTGCAATTTGTGTAATAATGGTGGTTTGCAgtttaaatatacagtttaaGAGGAATATCTTTGAGTCATTGAGTAGGTTTGGGAAGAGCAAAAGGGGGAAAGTTgttgagaaataaagaaaagaaagcaaatcACATTCTGACAATTCAaaccaaattaaaacaaaatgctgttataaatgtataaataggAATATATTCAGTTCATGGTCAAATAGCACATTGCACATGCTAAACTCAATGAGACACATATGCAAAACAACTACTACACAGAGATTATGTGAGTTGCCCTTTGCACACCTGTTGGAAGATTGTCTCATGAGCTGTCACTTAAAATACACCACCATACTCTAGCACCAAACCAAACATCCACTGTGTTTTTGGTCCTCACAGACTTAAAAACCTCAAAATAACTGAACCCCCCAAATCTGTGGGGCTCAACTCTCTCCTCCCACATCACCGATTCCCTCATAGAGACATCACAGGGAGCAAGAACCCGtgctatctctctttctcacttgcAACTTTATTTTTAGCACTCAAACAACTGGTGTCCTAAAAATGGGCCTGTCCTGAACAAGTAGTGGGAGAGGAGTGCCACTATGTATGGTATCCACCCCCCCAGCACCTCACAGGCCCGACAGTATTCCTCTTTCGTCTTTGTGTCTACAGAGGGAAGGCGTGAAGGAGTGATCGCAGTGGGAGAAACAGTTGCTCAGTCTTAAAGATGCATTTAGAAGTTGGATTTCTTTGCACAGCTTGGGATGCTTGAGAGCTGCCACTGAAGGACCAAGTTTTACCTCCTAAACCTTCTGCAGCATTTCCCTACCCTTTCACAGGGCTTAGGTGACCTTTTTGATTGTGCAGTTTTATACTTAAACTAAAACCAAATTCTGACTTTTGGGGGTGTGTGGCTCCGGACCATGCTCTCCCTGTGCTTGTTCCTGCTCCCTTGCCTGAGCCTCGTGCCTCTGGCCCCGGCTGCGAAGGGACTGGAGTTCCCTCAGTATGACGGGAAAGACCGCGTCCTAGACATCAATGACAGGAACTACAAGAAAGCCTTGAAGAAGCACAGCATGGTATGCATGTTCTACCATGGGCCCATACCAGACAGCAAGGAGCAGCAAAAACAACACCAGATGACAGAGTTGGTGCTGGAGGTAAAGTATTTTAAAGGgatcaaattaaacattttaagaaagttGTCACTACAGGAGATGTAGGACACAAAGATACATTGAATGGAAAGGACATAGTGTGTTTTGGTGGCAGTGGTATGAGTGAAAGGACACTAATAGTCCAATTAACCAGACCCGTATAAAAGATTTAGAGTATAATAACTCAACATTAGTGCCCAAATAATCAGAAGGCCAACTGGTGAGATATAAAACTCCATCTTAATGTTCGTATGTGTGAGTTTTTATCAAGGTCAATGTGTATCTGTATAAACTCTATGAGTGCATAATAGTCCAGAGAGATGCAGCGCTGCCACTTGAGGTTACCTCTATATCTTCTTAATTCAATGTGTGCTTCTATCCCTTACAAATATATCACTCTAATGTTCCCTGTGGGTGTCCTCTGCTGGCAGCAATAGGCCAAGAGCTCATGTGAATTATGTTTTCGAGCAATGGTTTGTGAAGGGCACAACTACTTTCTTCTCTATTGCAGTGTTTTGATGGTCACAGCAAAAGTATGCTTGAAGGGATTTTGTATTAAGGCTCAGCTAAACAGCTGGTGTCTAATTGATAGATTATATTAATCTCTTTGTTTGAACCTTTACAGTAGGAAATTGTGTGCACCGTGGCCTGTCTCATGTTACACATAGCTGAGGGTGAGTTGCTCTCTGATCTGTAGAAGGTAATCTGAGCCCAGTCGTGCAGTCCTGATATTAGCTTCACTTATTTGACACAGCACAGGTGGGCCAAGTTATTATAGAGTCAGCTGATAGTATTTGGAATATTAGCTACTTTATCCCAAACATCTATAACTTGCAGATGGTTTTGCAGCCTTACAACGTGTGAGAGATCTATTAACTTCCTCTGTGTTAATTGGTGGAAAACACTTAAAGGTGCCCTCGGATGgaagttttcttgtaaacaaacaaaatatagcattgtttacatccattaTGGCTTACTAGTaattttcttcttcactgccacTGCTGGAgcattgtttatatttgttgtCCCGTTACTACCACCAGCTGTCAATCAGTGGAATAGCTTTAAACGGATGGCAGGATATGAATAGCACTGCATGCATGCTCTCACTTGTGCTTTGTGCACGATGCAAACAAGGCAGGGACCCACTggtaaaaaacatttcttcataTTGCAACCAGTGTTTAAAACTCCACAGGATACCTTTAACTTCATACGCCCAGAGCTCTTCACTGAGCATTGAAGATAGCACATTATCTATACTTTAAATAAGCCATTTATAGCACTTTTATCACCTACTGTACTTCACAGAACAATTGCCAGAACAATTACATATACTGTAGCTTTGGCTATATTTAGAACAAGGCAGCCTGGGTGATTATGTGACTGTGTCTCCATGGCCCCTCGGCAGCTTGAACTCCTCGGTCATATTTCCAACTTTGGTATTATTATTGTGTTCTTAAGACCATACCCAACAGTGCAGTCAAGctctcattcatttgtttttattcacaactgCCCCAATTAATATTTCAACTAAACTGGAACTCAGAACCCAAAATGAATAATGTTCTGTTTGTCTTGgttctttacattttatgtgTTCAGTCCTGTTCTTACCATTTAGTCCTTCATGACCTCTTTCTCTTGGCTGCAGCTTGCAGCTCAGGTCATGGAGGAGAAGGACATTGGGTTTGGAATGGTCGACTCCCACAAAGATGCAAAGGTCGCAAAGAAACTGGGTGAGTATATGAATACAGCATTACCTTTATCTGATTGATAGTTGCAAGTCCTGAAAGACGATTGCCCGTAATCCCAGATTAAGTCAAAGCtagtttttaaatgcatgtgaTGACATGATTTACTTTAATCACAGGCCTGAAGGAGGAGGGCAGTGTGTACGTTTTCAAGTCCGATCGAGTAATCGAGTTTGACGGCTTGCTCTCGGCTAACATTCTGGTGGAGTTCTTGTTGGATGTAAGTAGACTGGTTTAAGAGCAGATTCCCAGCTGCTAGCACCAATCAACACCAGTCTTGCCAAAGTTACAATTTTACCCCagtatttctctttctgtctgtatggCTCTAGCTGTTGGAGGAGCCAGTGGAGGTGTTAGAAAATGCTCTGGAGCTGAGAGCTTTTGATAAGATGGAGGAAGACATCCGCCTCATTGGCTACTTCAAGACCGAGGACTCTGAGCGTAAGTGTGTGAGGCATGAACATGTTTGTAAAATGTATGGTTTTTTTCTCGCTATCTGAACAGCTTTTGTTAGCTGGGTCTGTGATGGGCTTTCTGTGACTCATGCCCTTCATTATAACATGAGTGCATTTTAACCCCCTCATCTCCACGGATTTACAGATCCATTTTTACCTCTTCTGCTCACACAGCTGCCACTGCCTGGTCCCATTTCACAGGCTGAGTAGTTTAGTTGTGGTGATGAGCTGCAGCAACATCCCATCTGACCAACTGTCGGAGCATTAAGCGGAGGTCAAAGTTCAGCTATTTCCAATCCCTGATGTGCACATGTCACGTATACAACAGCTAGAGAAAGCACAAACAGATGTGCTTGCAACATAATACAAtcgaatagatagatagatagatagatagatagatagatagatagatagatatatagatagatagatagatagatagatagatagatatatagatagatagatagatagatatatagatagatagatagatagatagatagatagatatatagatagatagatagatatatagatagatagatagatagatatatagatagatagatagatagatatagatagatagatagatagatagatagatagatatatagatagatagatagatagatatatagatagatagatagatagatagatagatatatagatagatagatagatatatagatagatagatagatagatagatagatagatagatagatagatagatagatagatagatagatagatagatagatagatagatagatagatatatagatatatagatatatagatagatagatagatagatagatagatagatatatagatatatagatagatatatagatagatagatagatagatagatagatagatagatatatatatagatagatagatagatagatagatagatagatagatagatagatatatagatagatatatatatatatatatatatatatatatatatatatatagatagatagatatatagatagatagatagatagatatatagatagatagacagatagacagatagatatatagatagatatatagatagatagatagatagatatatagatagatagatagatagatagatagatagatagatagatagatagatatatagatagatagatagatagatagatatattagctagatatatagatagatatatagtatagatatatagatagatatatagatatatagatatatagatagatagacagtagatagatatatagatagatatagatatatagatagatagacagatagatagatatatagatagatatatagatagatagacagatagatagatagatatatagatagatagatagatagatagagatagatagatagatagatatatagatagatagatagatagatagatagatagatagatatatagatagatatatagatatatagatagacagatagatagatcgatatatagatagatatatagatagatagatagatagatatatagatatatagatagatagatagatagatatatagatagatatatagatagatagacagatagatagatatatagatagatagatagatagatagagatatatatatatatatatatatatagatatatatatagatagatatatagatagatagatagatagatagatagatagatagatagatagatatatagatagatatatagatagatagatagatagatagatagatagatagatagatagatagatagatagatagatatatagatatatagatagatatatagataagatatatagatatatagatagatagacagatagatagatatatagatagatagacagatagatagatagatatatagatatatagatatatagatagatagacagatagatagatatatagatagatagacagatagatagatagatatatagatagatagatagatagatagacagatagatagatagatagatatatagatagatagatagatatatagatagatagatagatatatagatagatatatagatatatagatagacagatagatagatcgatatatagatagatatatagatatatagatagatagatagatagatatatagatatatagatagatagatagatagatatatagatagatatatagatagatagacagatagatagatatatagatagatagatagatagatagagatatatatatatatatatatatatatatatatatatatatatatatatatatatatatatatatagatagtagatagattagatagatagatagatagatagatagatagatatatagatagatatatagatagatagatagatagatagatagatagatagatagatagatagatagatagatagatagatagaagatagatagatagatagatagatagatactttattgattccGATGGATTTAGGAATAACACTGTATACTCCACGTaactccttccttctctctgttcACTTTCATCCTCAGACTATGAAGCATTTAAAGAAGCTGCAGAGCAGTTTCAGCCCTATGTCAAGTTCTTTGCCACATTTGAGAAATCTGTAAGtaatatacaaacaaataaacatgctCGCGTCATTATTCTTGAGTCATCCATTTTTGTTGCTTCAGGTGGCCAAGGAGTTGACTCTAAAAATGAATGAGGTGGATTTCTATGAGCCCTTCATGGAGGAGCCAGTCACCATCCCGGGCAAACCTCACTCTGAGGAGGAGCTGGTGGAATTCATAACTAAACACAGACGGTAAACAAAGAGCAATGTTGAACTTAATACTCAGACGAATGTCTATTTAATCAATATTGTATACGGTAAATACATACCTTAACAttcaatgtgttttctgtgccaTCAGAGCAACTTTGAGAAAGCTGCGTGCAGAAGACATGTTTGAGACCTGGGTGagacaacataaacaacattacatttagtttttgctgACACTTATAGTAACCTGACATTTATATATCTTGTTCTTTTCAGGAGGATGACATCGACGGCATCCACATTGTGGCTtttgcagaggaggaggatcCTGGTAAGGGCATGTTATAAGTTATACTACTATTTGTTATTAGCGGGGATAAACATTAGACTGTAGAACATATCTTTACACTGGAGTTTTACAGCAACTGGCGCCGGTAACTCTTGTGTCCTGATATTCAATCGATATTTGTATAGCCCCTCCTATAAAACATCCTAATAAAGAATGTCAAAATATAAGAGAATTTAATACAAAAACTGACCGGCATGTAAAGCCTTTATAGCAATAGTTAAAAATGTGGGGAAAcacgcttattcactttcttgctgaaAGTTAGATGAGGTGATCGATACCATTCTCATGTTCGTaagctaaatatgaagctagaggCTGCAGGGAGTTAGCTTAATTTAGCATAAAGATTAGAATTGGGGAAAGACTT
This portion of the Cottoperca gobio chromosome 21, fCotGob3.1, whole genome shotgun sequence genome encodes:
- the casq2 gene encoding calsequestrin-2 yields the protein MLSLCLFLLPCLSLVPLAPAAKGLEFPQYDGKDRVLDINDRNYKKALKKHSMVCMFYHGPIPDSKEQQKQHQMTELVLELAAQVMEEKDIGFGMVDSHKDAKVAKKLGLKEEGSVYVFKSDRVIEFDGLLSANILVEFLLDLLEEPVEVLENALELRAFDKMEEDIRLIGYFKTEDSEHYEAFKEAAEQFQPYVKFFATFEKSVAKELTLKMNEVDFYEPFMEEPVTIPGKPHSEEELVEFITKHRRATLRKLRAEDMFETWEDDIDGIHIVAFAEEEDPDGFEFLEILKEVARDNTHLPDLSVIWIDPDDFPLLIPYWEKTFKVDLFRPQIGVINVTDADSVWLEMDDEEDLPTAQELEDWIEDVLSGKVNTEDDDDDEDDDDDDDDDDDDDDEDDDEDNDEEDDDDDDDDEDDDDDDDDDDDDDDDDE